In Gopherus evgoodei ecotype Sinaloan lineage chromosome 21, rGopEvg1_v1.p, whole genome shotgun sequence, a single window of DNA contains:
- the LOC115638047 gene encoding olfactory receptor 11A1-like — protein sequence MAKASWDNKTSVTEFILLGFGDLPELQTLLFLLFLVIYIVTMAGNILIFVLVVTDQHLHTPMYYFLGNLSCLETCCSCTILPRVLASFSTKTTEMSFTGCFMQLYVFASLTGIECYLLSVMSYDRYLAICKPLHYGAHMNGRFCLQLAAGSWLSGFLASSIIISLVSKLIFCGPNKIDHFFCDFTPIVKLSCSNTRLVTLLDIVLSSVFTLPPFLLTLTSYICIITTILRIPSTAGRQKAFSTCSSHLIVVTIFYGTLMIVYMLPNIKRLRDLHKFFSLSYTVLTPMINPLIYSLRNKEVKEALRKGMWKCVSHT from the coding sequence GACAATAAAACGTctgtcacagaattcatcctcttGGGATTCGGAGATCTCCCTGAGCTGCAGacccttctcttcctcctgttTCTGGTGATCTACATTGTCAccatggctgggaacatcctcatctTTGTGCTTGTTgtgactgatcagcaccttcacacccccatgtactatttcctggGGAAtctgtcctgcttggagacctgctgcagctgcaccatcctgcccagggtgCTGGCCAGTTTCTCAACAAAGACAACTGAAATGTCATTTACTGGTTGTTTCATGCAATTATATGTCTTTGCTTCTCTGACAGGTATAGAGTGTTATCTCCTCtctgtgatgtcttatgatcggtatctAGCGATATGCAAACCCCTGCACTATGGAGCCCATATGAACGGCAGgttctgcctccagctagcagctGGGTCTTGGCTAAGTGGATTTCTAGCTAGTTCCATCATAATATCATTGGTTTCCAAACTAATTTTCTGTGGCCCCAAcaaaattgaccatttcttctgtgatttcACCCCAATAGTCAAACTCTCTTGCAGCAACACTCGCCTTGTCACACTTTTGGATATCGTGCTGTCATCTGTATTCACTTTGCCCCCATTTCTGTTGACCCTGACATCCTACATTTGTATCATCACCACCATCTTGAGAATCCCTTCCACTGccgggaggcaaaaggccttttccacctgctcctcccacctcattgtggtgacaattttctatgggactCTGATGATTGTCTATATGTTACCAAACATCAAGAGACTGAGAGATCTGCACaaatttttctccctttcctaCACAGTCTTGACTCCTATGATCAACCcgctcatctacagcctgagaaacaaagaggtgaaggaggCCCTTAGAAAAGGGATGTGGAAATGCGTGTCTCACACATGA